CGCCAATTTTCATGCCTACTGCAAGGAGGTGGTCCATGCTCAGTAAGCGGATCATTCCGTGCCTGGATGTCCGGGACGGACGCCTGACCAAGGGGATCAAATTCAAAGGCAACGTGGATATCGGCGACCCCGTGGACATGGCCAAGTTCTATTCCGATGAAGGAGCCGATGAACTGGTCTTCTACGACATTACGGCCTCCAGCGAGGGCCGGGGGATTATGCTTCGGGTCGTGGAGGAAGTGGCCTCCAAGACCTTTATTCCTTTCTCGGTTGGAGGCGGCATCCGCAACGTCGCGGATATGCGGGCTGTACTGCTGGCCGGCGCGGAGAAAATTTCCGTCAACTCCGCGGCAGTCCGCGCGCCGGAGATCATATCCCAGGGCGCCGCGGCCTTCGGCTCGCAATGCGTCGTCGTGGGCATGGACGTGCTCAAGGTGGCGACCACCCCGGACATCCCTTCAGGCTACGAGGTGGTCATTCACGGCGGGCGTACACCCACGGGAATCGATGCACTGGCCTGGGCCAAACAGGTTCAGGAATTGGGTGCCGGAGAAATCTGTCTCAATTCCATTGACGCGGATGGAACCAAGGAGGGGTATGAATTGACCCTGACCCGGCTGATCGCCGAGTCCGTGTCCATACCGGTGATCGCCTCCGGCGGGGCGGGACGGCCGGAACATTTGGCGGACGCCGTCACCCAGGGCCTGGCCTCCGCCGCGCTGATTGCGTCCATTGTGCATTACGGAGAGTATACGATCCGGGAAATCAAGAATATCCTTGCCCAGCGCGGGGTGAAGGTCCGCGAGGTGTGGTGAATCGGATTATTCAGGATCATCTACCGGGACAGCGTCGTAGGTTCCGCCGCGTCCCCCGGATTTATGTATCAGGCGGCAGGGACCGATGACGATATCCTTCTGCACGGCCTTGCACATGTCATAGATGGTCAATGCGGCCATTTGCACCGCTGTCAGGGCCTCCATTTCAGCCCCGGTGCGATCCAGGCAGCGGATTTCCGATTCGATCACGATCCGTTGCCGCTGCACATCCACATTGAAGCGCAAGTCCACGTAGGCCAGATTCAGGCTGTGACAGAGGGGTATCATGTCCGCGGTCCGTTTGGCCGCCATGATCCCGGCGATCTTGGCCGTGGCCAGCACGTCTCCCTTGGGCAGGGCCTTGGCCATGAGCAGGTCCAGGGTCTTGGCTGAAAGGATGACTTCACCCCTGGCCATGGCCAAGCGCTGGGTCTGCTCTTTGGCACCCACGTCGACCATGGTCAGTTCCCCGTCCTCGGTCAGATGCGAAAATGTCTCGTTCATCACAGGCTATCCCTTGACCGCTTCCTTGGCCTTCTCAAAAAAACGTTTCACTTTTTTCATGGGCCGCTCCTCTTCCAGTCGGGCGAACTCCCTGAGCAATTCCTCCTGCTTGCCGGTCAACTTGGTGGGAGTCTTGACCTGAACCTCCACCAGAAGATCACCACGATGGGTACTGCCCAGGTGGGGCAAGCCCATGCCGGAAATCTGAAATACATGTCCGCTCTGGGTCCCTCTGGGAATGTCCATGGGAACCGGATCTTCCAGGGTCGGCACGTCAATGCGCGCTCCCAGGGCGGCGTCCACGAAGCTGATCTCTTTTTTGACCACGAGATTTTGCCCCTGACGGCGAAAAATCTCATCCTCCTCCACATGGACGACCACATAGAGATCACCGGGCGGCCCGCCATGCAGGCCTGGCTCTCCTTCCCCGCGCAACCGCAGACGGCTGCCGTTGTCCACTCCCGCGGGAATCCGAACCTTCAGCTCACGGGTTTTGCGGACAATCCCCCGACCACGGCACTCCCGACAAGGCGAGGTAATGATTTCTCCCTGCCCCTGACAAACCGGACAGGTGACGGCGAGACGGAAAAAGCCCTGGTTCTGAAACATCTGGCCCTGTCCGCCGCAATGCTGGCAGGTCTCGGGTTGCGTGCCCGGAGCCGCACCTGATCCCTCACAATCCCCGCAGACCTCGTTGCGTGGGATTTGGAGCTCGACTTCCGTTCCCTTGGCCGCGTCGCGGAAGGCCAGCGTCAAATTATAGCGCAGATCGGCCCCGGCCTGCGGTCGCGGACCTCGGGAGCCGAAACCGAAAAACTCACCAAAAATATCACTGAACGTGGAAAAGATGTCCTCGTTGCTTCGAAAGCCCTGGAACCCGGAATTATTCAATCCCTCGTGGCCAAAGCGGTCATAATGGGTACGTTTTTGCTGATCTCGTAACACTTCATAGGCTTCAGCCGCCTCCTTGAAACGAACTTCAGCCTGGGGATCATCCGGATTGCGGTCCGGATGATATTTCATGGCCAAACGGCGATAGGCTTTTTTGATCTCCTCATCCGAGGCATCTCGAGCTACACCGAGGATATCGTAGAAATCCTTGCGACCAGCCATGATTACTTCATCTGGCCGACAATGCCGGCTTCCTGGATGTCTTCAGCGGGCAACACCTTGCCCGCGGCAATTTCGCGCAATGCGGTGACGATTTCCTTATTGTCGCTCTCCACCAGCGGCTGATACCCTTTCCGGTATTGCTGCACCCGCTTGATGGCCATCTGCACCACCATGAATCGATTATCCACCTGCTGCAAACAGTCTTCAACAGTAATCCTGGCCATACACCCTCCCGAAGCAACTTTGAATTCGAAAAACTTTACTATCTACCAACATGCAAAACCCAGGTCAACACCTGACCTGAGCAATGCCAGGGCATTTTTGCTCTGAAGTAATCACATGATTTATTTAAAGATAACTTACCCTGTTTGGGACGGATCGACCGGCTTCGCCTGTTTGACTGAACCAGGAATCGTTCATCAAGCCGTTGCCGGGTGCTCAAAGCACAACTTCCTGTTTTTATGGCGCAACGGCTTGATGTTCCGAGACCGGAGAAGGAGTTTCGAGCCGTTCCGAACAGGACAAGCAAGCCGTCTTTGCAAGAAAAATTGGTGAGAACAAAAATGCCCTGGACGCCTGGTCGTGCTCGGTTGCCGACTTTCCGGAAAATAGGTACCACCCCGCGGGAAGCAAGCCCTCTTGCTCCCCGTATCCGCTGAAGTTCTCGGATTCTCGGAGTGATACCATTTCCCCGCGCCAATCACCTAACTGAGTGTAAAATAGCCCTGATCCACAGTCCGTTCAAAAATCCCAAGAGCAAGGAGCAAAAGAAGTTCAAGGTCGAAGCGTACTAATTTATACGCGAGAGTTTGAACTTTTTGTAGTGACGCAGCAACTGGGAGTTTTTCAACGGACTACGTGAAGGAGCCCATCCATGAGTCGACTTGGCAAGTTGTCCTTTGCCCAGAAAAAATGCCTCGGCCCCACCGGCTTGCTGATGCAGCGCACGGCCATGATCTGGCCCGGAGCCCGCATTGGCGTGGCCGTATCCGGAGGGGTCGACAGCTGGATTATGCTTCAGGTGCTCTTACTGCGCCAGCGCATCGTTCCGTTCCCTTTTGAATTGCTGGTCATTCACCTCAATCCGGGGTTTGACGTCACCAGCCACGCCCCCCTGGCGCCATGGGCCGCACTGCACGGCGTCGCCCTGCATGCGGAAACCACGGATTATGGACCCAAGGCCCATGGCCCGGAAAACAGAAAAAAATCACCCTGCTTTTTATGCAGCTGGAACCGTCGCAAACGCCTCTTCGAACTCTGCAAGCATTATGGATTGACACACCTGGCTTTGGGTCATAACGCTGATGACCTGGTGCAAACGTTCTTCATGAATTTGTTCCGCAACGGCAGAGTGGAAGGGCTGTCGCCCAAGGAAAACTACTTCGGGGGAGAACTGGTCCTGATTCGTCCGTTGCTCCTTCTGGAAAAACCGATGATCCGCCGGGCCGCCGCACAGTGGAACCTGCCTGTCTGGAGCAATCCCTGCCCATCGGCTACCTGCAGTGAACGATCTCGAACTGATGAATGGCTGCAATCCCATCTCGCCCACAACACCGCCATGCATGGCAGCGTCTATGGCGCATTGAAGCGTTGGCAGCTTGACGTCCTCCACGGAAGCTCATAAATTTTTTGGTGCAGTACATTTTCTTCAATTCACAGCTCCACTTCATGACATTTTCGGTCCAAAGCGCATCTTTCCATCTTATCGCGCGATAATGCACCCCAAAAACACCTGAGAGCAAAATGATCCGTAAAAAATACCAAATCCTGCTCCTGAAAGATAATGTCGGCACCTG
This is a stretch of genomic DNA from Desulfonatronum thioautotrophicum. It encodes these proteins:
- the dnaJ gene encoding molecular chaperone DnaJ; amino-acid sequence: MAGRKDFYDILGVARDASDEEIKKAYRRLAMKYHPDRNPDDPQAEVRFKEAAEAYEVLRDQQKRTHYDRFGHEGLNNSGFQGFRSNEDIFSTFSDIFGEFFGFGSRGPRPQAGADLRYNLTLAFRDAAKGTEVELQIPRNEVCGDCEGSGAAPGTQPETCQHCGGQGQMFQNQGFFRLAVTCPVCQGQGEIITSPCRECRGRGIVRKTRELKVRIPAGVDNGSRLRLRGEGEPGLHGGPPGDLYVVVHVEEDEIFRRQGQNLVVKKEISFVDAALGARIDVPTLEDPVPMDIPRGTQSGHVFQISGMGLPHLGSTHRGDLLVEVQVKTPTKLTGKQEELLREFARLEEERPMKKVKRFFEKAKEAVKG
- a CDS encoding tRNA lysidine(34) synthetase gives rise to the protein MSRLGKLSFAQKKCLGPTGLLMQRTAMIWPGARIGVAVSGGVDSWIMLQVLLLRQRIVPFPFELLVIHLNPGFDVTSHAPLAPWAALHGVALHAETTDYGPKAHGPENRKKSPCFLCSWNRRKRLFELCKHYGLTHLALGHNADDLVQTFFMNLFRNGRVEGLSPKENYFGGELVLIRPLLLLEKPMIRRAAAQWNLPVWSNPCPSATCSERSRTDEWLQSHLAHNTAMHGSVYGALKRWQLDVLHGSS
- the hisF gene encoding imidazole glycerol phosphate synthase subunit HisF; translated protein: MLSKRIIPCLDVRDGRLTKGIKFKGNVDIGDPVDMAKFYSDEGADELVFYDITASSEGRGIMLRVVEEVASKTFIPFSVGGGIRNVADMRAVLLAGAEKISVNSAAVRAPEIISQGAAAFGSQCVVVGMDVLKVATTPDIPSGYEVVIHGGRTPTGIDALAWAKQVQELGAGEICLNSIDADGTKEGYELTLTRLIAESVSIPVIASGGAGRPEHLADAVTQGLASAALIASIVHYGEYTIREIKNILAQRGVKVREVW
- the rpoZ gene encoding DNA-directed RNA polymerase subunit omega; amino-acid sequence: MARITVEDCLQQVDNRFMVVQMAIKRVQQYRKGYQPLVESDNKEIVTALREIAAGKVLPAEDIQEAGIVGQMK
- the moaC gene encoding cyclic pyranopterin monophosphate synthase MoaC; its protein translation is MNETFSHLTEDGELTMVDVGAKEQTQRLAMARGEVILSAKTLDLLMAKALPKGDVLATAKIAGIMAAKRTADMIPLCHSLNLAYVDLRFNVDVQRQRIVIESEIRCLDRTGAEMEALTAVQMAALTIYDMCKAVQKDIVIGPCRLIHKSGGRGGTYDAVPVDDPE